The Helicobacter pylori genome includes a window with the following:
- a CDS encoding ABC transporter ATP-binding protein, with protein sequence MIKAINISHAFEKPLYKGVNLHIKPKESLAILGVSGSGKSTLLSHLATMLKPNSGTISLLEHQDIYALNSKKLLELRRLKVGIIFQSHYLFKGFSALENLQVASILAKQEINHSLLEQLGIAHTLKQGVGELSGGQQQRLSIARVLSKKPKIIIADEPTGNLDTTSANQVISMLQNYITEKEGALVLATHDEHLAFTCSQVYRLEKEVLIKEK encoded by the coding sequence ATGATTAAAGCGATTAATATTTCTCATGCTTTTGAAAAGCCCCTTTATAAGGGCGTGAATTTGCACATCAAGCCCAAAGAAAGCCTGGCGATTTTAGGCGTGAGCGGGAGCGGTAAAAGCACGCTTTTAAGCCATTTAGCCACCATGCTAAAACCCAATAGTGGGACGATCAGTTTGTTAGAACACCAAGATATTTATGCCTTAAATTCCAAAAAGCTTTTGGAATTACGGCGCTTAAAAGTGGGCATAATCTTCCAATCGCATTACCTTTTTAAGGGTTTTAGCGCTTTAGAAAACTTGCAAGTCGCTTCAATCCTAGCCAAGCAAGAAATAAATCATTCCCTTTTAGAACAATTAGGCATAGCCCACACCCTAAAACAAGGCGTGGGTGAATTGAGCGGCGGCCAGCAACAACGCTTAAGCATCGCCAGAGTGCTTTCTAAAAAACCTAAAATCATTATCGCTGATGAACCCACCGGGAATTTAGACACCACTAGCGCTAATCAAGTCATCAGCATGCTGCAAAATTACATTACAGAAAAAGAAGGAGCGTTAGTTTTAGCCACGCATGATGAGCATTTGGCTTTCACTTGCTCTCAAGTCTATCGCTTAGAAAAAGAAGTTTTGATTAAGGAAAAATAA
- a CDS encoding apolipoprotein N-acyltransferase → MRLILFNQNAFLLACMFVSSVYVNAVLDAYAIENPYIPVILTSLLAPLSMLAFLKTPRNSTFALGFFVGALLFYWCALSFRYSDFTYLLPLIIILIALVYGVLFYLLLYFENPYFRLLSFLGSGFIHPFGFDWLVPDSFFSYSVFRVDKLSLGLVFLACIFLSTKPFKKYRIIAVLLLLGALDFNGFKTSDLKKVGNIELVSTKTPQDVKFDSNYLNNIENNILKEIKLAQSKQKTLIVFPETAYPILLENSPFKAKLEDLSDNIAILIGTLRTQGYSLYNSSFLFSKESVQIADKVILAPFGETMPLPKFLQKPLEKLFFGESAYLYRNASNFSDFTLDDFTFRPLICYEGTSKTAYSNSPSKIFIVMSNNAWFSPSIEPTLQRTLLKYYARRYDKIILHSANFSTSYILSPSLLGDILFRKR, encoded by the coding sequence ATGCGTCTTATTTTATTCAATCAAAACGCTTTTTTATTAGCGTGCATGTTTGTTTCAAGCGTGTATGTGAACGCTGTTTTAGACGCTTATGCAATTGAAAACCCCTATATTCCTGTCATACTCACAAGCCTATTAGCCCCTTTAAGCATGCTAGCGTTTTTAAAAACCCCTAGAAACAGCACTTTTGCTTTGGGGTTTTTTGTGGGGGCGTTATTGTTTTATTGGTGCGCTTTAAGCTTTCGCTACTCGGATTTCACTTATTTATTACCCTTAATCATTATCTTAATAGCGTTAGTTTATGGGGTTTTATTTTATTTGTTGCTCTATTTTGAAAACCCCTATTTTAGGCTTTTGAGTTTTTTAGGCTCTGGTTTTATCCACCCTTTTGGATTTGATTGGTTAGTCCCGGATAGCTTTTTTTCTTATAGCGTGTTTAGGGTGGATAAATTATCGCTAGGGCTTGTTTTTTTGGCTTGCATTTTTTTGAGCACTAAACCATTTAAAAAATACAGGATCATAGCGGTTTTATTGCTGCTTGGCGCATTGGATTTTAATGGTTTTAAAACAAGCGATTTAAAAAAGGTTGGAAATATTGAATTAGTCTCTACAAAAACGCCCCAAGATGTGAAATTTGATTCAAATTACCTTAATAATATTGAAAACAACATTCTTAAAGAAATCAAGCTCGCTCAAAGCAAGCAAAAAACCTTGATTGTTTTTCCAGAGACCGCCTACCCCATCCTTTTAGAAAACTCCCCCTTTAAAGCTAAGCTAGAAGATTTAAGCGATAATATTGCTATTTTAATAGGGACATTGCGCACTCAAGGCTATAGCCTTTATAACAGCTCGTTTTTATTTTCTAAAGAAAGCGTTCAGATCGCTGATAAAGTGATCTTAGCCCCCTTTGGCGAGACCATGCCTTTACCCAAGTTCCTTCAAAAACCCCTTGAAAAACTCTTTTTTGGCGAGAGCGCTTATTTATACCGCAACGCTTCCAATTTCAGCGATTTCACATTAGACGATTTTACTTTTCGCCCCCTGATTTGTTATGAAGGCACTTCCAAAACCGCTTATTCAAACAGCCCTTCAAAAATTTTTATCGTGATGAGCAATAACGCATGGTTTAGCCCAAGCATTGAACCCACCTTACAAAGAACGCTTTTAAAATACTACGCAAGGCGTTATGATAAAATCATCTTGCACAGCGCGAATTTTTCAACTTCTTACATTCTAAGCCCTAGTTTATTAGGCGATATTCTTTTTAGGAAACGATAA
- a CDS encoding CvpA family protein — protein sequence MNYIDLALLVVVVAFGIRGFYHGFVSEVAGILGIVLGVYLASRYSVAVGHLFSQHLYDLKNETMMNLVGFLLVLASIWVFFLAFGVLIGKVLVFSGLGIIDKALGFIFSCLKTFLVLSFILYALSKMEVMKDANAYLQEKSAFFSTMKSVASKIMRLDGVKHVERNFKDNLEEMSDEVKNKESFNKNKQSFDKAMDKGVETLKEKAKDLPKNMLEPKHNKSNQTPPNSIPSNKEPL from the coding sequence TTGAACTATATTGATTTGGCGTTACTTGTGGTGGTGGTAGCCTTTGGGATTAGAGGATTTTATCATGGCTTCGTGAGTGAAGTGGCGGGGATTTTAGGGATTGTGCTTGGCGTTTATTTGGCGTCTCGCTATTCTGTGGCTGTTGGGCATTTATTTTCACAACATTTGTATGATCTAAAGAATGAGACCATGATGAATCTTGTTGGTTTCTTGCTAGTGTTAGCGTCTATTTGGGTGTTTTTTTTAGCTTTTGGAGTGTTGATAGGCAAGGTGTTAGTCTTTAGCGGGTTAGGCATTATAGACAAAGCGTTAGGGTTTATTTTTTCATGCTTGAAGACTTTTTTAGTGCTTTCTTTCATCCTTTATGCGCTCTCTAAAATGGAAGTGATGAAAGACGCTAACGCCTATTTGCAAGAAAAAAGCGCTTTTTTTTCCACCATGAAAAGCGTTGCCAGTAAGATCATGCGCCTTGATGGCGTCAAACATGTGGAGCGAAACTTTAAAGACAACCTTGAAGAAATGAGCGATGAAGTCAAAAATAAAGAATCTTTCAATAAAAATAAACAATCTTTTGATAAAGCGATGGATAAGGGCGTGGAAACTTTAAAAGAAAAGGCTAAAGATTTGCCTAAAAACATGCTAGAGCCAAAACACAATAAATCCAACCAAACCCCACCAAACTCCATACCATCTAATAAAGAACCCCTATAA
- the lysS gene encoding lysine--tRNA ligase, whose translation MFSNQYIQQRIHKANSLREEGKNPYKNGLKRSLTNAAFLEKYAYVKDLEEPKDKEKCESIVGRVKLLRLMGKACFIKVEDESAILQAYVSQNELNDEFKSLKKHLEVGDIVLVKGFPFATKTGELSVHALEFHILSKTIVPLPEKFHGLSDIELRYRQRYLDLIVNPSVKDVFKKRSLIVSSVRKFFETEGFLEVETPMMHPIPGGANARPFITYHNALEIERYLRIAPELYLKRLIVGGFEAVFEINRNFRNEGMDHSHNPEFTMIEFYWAYHTYEDLIELSKRLFDYLLKTLNLPSKIIYNDMEVDFNQTSVISYLDALETIGGISKDILEKEDRLLAYLLEQGVKVEPNLTYGKLLAEAFDHFVEHQLINPTFVTQYPIEISPLARRNDSNPNIADRFELFIAGKEIANGFSELNDPLDQLERFKNQVAEKEKGDEEAQYMDEDYVWALAHGMPPTAGQGIGIDRLVMLLTGAKSIKDVILFPAMRPVKNDFNIESGE comes from the coding sequence ATGTTTTCTAACCAATACATCCAACAACGCATCCATAAAGCCAATAGCTTGAGAGAAGAAGGGAAAAACCCTTATAAAAATGGCTTGAAACGAAGCCTCACCAACGCCGCTTTTTTAGAAAAATACGCTTATGTTAAGGATTTAGAAGAGCCTAAAGACAAAGAAAAATGCGAGAGTATTGTAGGGAGGGTCAAGCTTTTGCGCTTAATGGGTAAGGCATGTTTTATTAAAGTTGAAGATGAAAGCGCGATTTTGCAAGCTTATGTTTCGCAAAATGAATTGAATGATGAATTTAAAAGCTTGAAAAAGCATTTAGAAGTGGGCGATATTGTGTTGGTGAAAGGCTTCCCTTTTGCTACCAAAACCGGTGAATTAAGCGTTCATGCATTAGAATTTCATATTTTAAGCAAAACCATTGTGCCTTTACCTGAAAAATTCCATGGACTGAGCGATATAGAATTGCGTTACCGCCAGCGCTATTTGGATTTGATAGTCAATCCTAGCGTTAAAGATGTGTTTAAAAAACGCAGTTTGATTGTTTCTAGCGTGCGGAAATTCTTTGAAACGGAAGGGTTTTTAGAAGTGGAAACCCCCATGATGCACCCCATTCCTGGCGGGGCGAACGCAAGGCCTTTTATCACTTACCATAACGCTTTAGAAATTGAAAGGTATTTAAGAATCGCTCCAGAATTATACCTCAAACGCTTGATTGTGGGGGGTTTTGAAGCGGTGTTTGAAATCAATCGTAATTTCAGGAATGAGGGCATGGATCACAGCCATAACCCCGAATTTACGATGATTGAGTTTTATTGGGCGTATCACACTTATGAAGATTTGATCGAACTCAGTAAGAGGCTATTTGACTACTTGCTAAAGACTTTGAACTTACCTTCAAAAATCATTTATAACGATATGGAAGTGGATTTTAACCAAACGAGCGTGATTTCTTATTTGGACGCTTTAGAAACAATAGGGGGCATTAGTAAGGATATTTTAGAAAAAGAAGACAGGCTTTTGGCTTATTTGTTAGAGCAAGGCGTCAAAGTAGAGCCAAATCTCACTTATGGTAAACTGCTCGCTGAAGCGTTTGATCATTTTGTAGAGCACCAACTCATTAACCCCACTTTTGTAACCCAATACCCCATTGAGATTAGCCCCTTAGCCAGACGCAACGATAGTAACCCTAATATTGCTGACAGGTTTGAATTGTTTATCGCAGGAAAAGAAATCGCTAACGGCTTTAGCGAGTTGAACGATCCCTTAGATCAATTAGAACGCTTTAAAAATCAAGTGGCTGAAAAAGAAAAAGGCGATGAAGAAGCCCAATACATGGATGAAGATTACGTGTGGGCTCTAGCCCATGGAATGCCCCCCACTGCAGGGCAAGGCATAGGCATTGACCGATTAGTGATGCTACTCACTGGAGCTAAAAGCATTAAAGATGTGATTTTATTCCCAGCGATGCGTCCTGTTAAAAACGATTTTAATATTGAGAGTGGAGAATAA
- a CDS encoding serine hydroxymethyltransferase: MAYFLEQTDSEIFELIFEEYKRQNEHLEMIASENYTFPSVMEAMGSILTNKYAEGYPNKRYYGGCEVVDKIESLAIERAKKLFNCQFANVQAHSGSQANNAVYHALLKPYDKILGMDLSCGGHLTHGAKVSLTGKHYQSFSYGVNLDGYIDYEEALKIAQSVKPEIIVCGFSAYPREIDFKKFREIADEVGALLLGDIAHVAGLVVANEHAHPFPYCHVVSSTTHKTLRGPRGGLILTNDEEIAAKIDKAVFPGTQGGPLMHAIAAKAVGFKENLKPEFKAYAKLVKSNMQVLAKALQEKNHKLVSGGTSNHLLLMDFLDKPYSGKDADIALGNAGITVNKNTIPGETRSPFVTSGIRIGSAALSARGMGAKEFEIIGNKISDILNDINNVSLQLHVKEELKAMASQFPVYHQPIF, translated from the coding sequence ATGGCGTATTTTTTAGAACAAACGGATAGTGAAATTTTTGAATTAATCTTTGAAGAATATAAGCGGCAAAATGAGCATTTAGAAATGATAGCGAGCGAGAATTACACTTTTCCTAGTGTTATGGAAGCTATGGGAAGCATTTTAACGAATAAATACGCTGAGGGCTATCCTAACAAGCGCTATTATGGAGGCTGTGAAGTGGTGGATAAAATAGAAAGCCTAGCCATAGAAAGGGCTAAAAAGCTTTTTAATTGCCAGTTCGCTAATGTGCAAGCGCATTCAGGCTCACAAGCCAATAACGCTGTCTATCACGCTCTTTTAAAGCCTTATGACAAGATTTTAGGCATGGATTTAAGCTGTGGAGGGCATTTAACGCATGGTGCTAAAGTGAGTTTAACCGGCAAGCATTATCAGAGCTTTTCTTATGGCGTGAATTTGGATGGCTATATTGATTATGAAGAGGCGCTAAAAATCGCTCAAAGCGTTAAGCCAGAAATCATTGTGTGCGGGTTTTCAGCCTATCCAAGGGAAATTGATTTTAAGAAATTTAGAGAAATCGCTGATGAAGTGGGGGCGTTATTATTAGGCGATATAGCCCATGTGGCAGGGCTTGTGGTCGCTAATGAGCATGCCCATCCTTTCCCGTATTGCCATGTGGTTTCAAGCACCACTCATAAGACCTTAAGAGGGCCTAGAGGGGGGCTTATTTTAACTAATGACGAAGAGATAGCGGCTAAGATTGATAAAGCGGTTTTTCCAGGAACTCAAGGCGGGCCTTTGATGCATGCGATTGCTGCTAAAGCGGTGGGGTTTAAAGAGAATCTAAAACCAGAATTTAAAGCTTACGCAAAATTAGTGAAATCTAACATGCAAGTTCTCGCTAAAGCGTTACAAGAAAAAAACCATAAGTTAGTGAGTGGTGGCACTTCTAACCATTTGCTTTTGATGGATTTCTTAGATAAGCCTTATAGTGGGAAAGACGCTGATATTGCATTAGGGAATGCCGGAATCACCGTGAATAAAAACACCATTCCTGGTGAAACGCGCAGCCCTTTTGTAACGAGCGGGATAAGGATTGGCTCAGCGGCATTGAGCGCAAGGGGTATGGGAGCTAAGGAATTTGAAATCATAGGGAATAAAATATCAGATATTTTGAATGATATTAATAATGTTAGTTTGCAATTGCATGTGAAAGAAGAATTGAAAGCCATGGCTAGTCAATTCCCTGTGTACCACCAACCTATTTTTTAA
- a CDS encoding DUF1882 domain-containing protein, whose translation MTEMELKLIKIDTSHYFEKKPGLGERVDYAGRCYYNKFQRVNAMLTSSLIQKHLKKEIEIAHNLILRNDKVENIVFDYNGRNPERFYHKAQLLLREEGFMNFTAYNTKTPGHLHLYVHKGHTELGEGERLVKTLSMKLAQGLPKEWKVFPSNEWPKEFNILALPYEVFAKERGSSWAKHL comes from the coding sequence ATGACAGAAATGGAATTAAAGCTCATTAAGATAGACACAAGCCATTATTTTGAAAAAAAACCAGGCTTGGGGGAGAGGGTGGATTATGCGGGGCGTTGCTACTATAATAAATTCCAAAGAGTGAATGCCATGCTCACAAGCTCGCTCATTCAAAAGCATTTGAAAAAAGAAATAGAAATCGCACACAACCTCATCTTGCGTAACGATAAGGTGGAAAACATTGTGTTTGATTATAACGGGAGGAACCCGGAGCGTTTTTACCATAAGGCGCAGTTATTGCTTCGTGAGGAAGGTTTTATGAATTTTACCGCTTATAACACCAAAACGCCAGGACATTTGCATTTGTATGTGCATAAGGGGCATACGGAATTAGGCGAGGGTGAAAGGCTGGTTAAGACTTTGTCCATGAAATTAGCGCAAGGGTTGCCGAAAGAATGGAAGGTCTTCCCTAGCAATGAATGGCCTAAGGAATTTAATATTTTAGCCTTACCTTATGAGGTGTTTGCAAAAGAGCGAGGGAGCTCTTGGGCGAAGCATTTATAA
- a CDS encoding SPOR domain-containing protein, whose protein sequence is MSEKERLNEVILEEENNGGGTKKVFLIVAIAIIILAVLLMVFWKSTRVAPKETFLQTDSGMQKIGNTKDEKKDDEFESLNLDPSKQEDKLDKVADNVKKQENDAFNMPTQTDQTQTEMKTAEETQEAKKELKAVEHTSTQKESQAATKKETPHKKPKATPKDKEAHKDKHAVKELKVKKEAHKEVPKKANSKTTLTKGHYLQVGVFAHMPNKAFLQAFNQFPHKIEDRGATKRYLIGPYKSKQEALMHAEEVSKKMTKPVVIEVR, encoded by the coding sequence ATGTCAGAAAAAGAAAGACTGAATGAAGTGATCTTAGAAGAAGAAAATAATGGGGGCGGCACTAAAAAGGTGTTTTTGATCGTGGCTATAGCCATTATCATTTTAGCGGTGCTTTTAATGGTGTTTTGGAAAAGCACGAGAGTCGCTCCTAAAGAGACTTTTTTACAAACCGATAGTGGCATGCAAAAAATAGGCAACACTAAAGATGAGAAAAAAGACGATGAGTTTGAAAGCTTGAATTTAGATCCTTCCAAGCAAGAAGACAAGCTAGACAAAGTGGCGGATAATGTTAAAAAACAAGAAAATGATGCGTTTAACATGCCCACTCAAACCGATCAAACTCAAACGGAGATGAAAACAGCAGAAGAAACGCAAGAAGCTAAAAAAGAATTAAAAGCTGTTGAGCACACTAGCACTCAAAAAGAATCTCAAGCTGCGACTAAAAAAGAAACCCCTCATAAAAAGCCTAAAGCAACGCCTAAAGATAAGGAAGCTCATAAAGATAAGCATGCGGTTAAAGAGCTAAAAGTCAAAAAAGAAGCTCATAAAGAAGTTCCTAAAAAAGCCAATTCTAAAACCACTCTTACCAAAGGGCATTATTTGCAAGTGGGGGTTTTTGCGCACATGCCCAATAAAGCCTTTTTGCAAGCGTTTAACCAATTCCCCCATAAGATTGAAGACAGGGGAGCAACGAAGCGCTATCTCATAGGCCCTTATAAGAGCAAACAAGAAGCCTTAATGCATGCAGAGGAAGTCAGCAAAAAGATGACTAAACCGGTTGTCATAGAAGTGCGGTAG
- a CDS encoding TIGR00645 family protein produces MLEKLIERVLFATRWLLAPLCIAMSLVLVVLGYVFMKELWHMLSHLDTISETDLVLSALGLVDLLFMAGLVLMVLLASYESFVSKLDKVDASEITWLKHTDFNALKLKVSLSIVAISAIFLLKRYMSLEDVLSSIPKDAPLSHNPIFWQVVIHLVFVCSALLAAVTNNIAFSQNKGH; encoded by the coding sequence ATGCTAGAAAAGTTGATTGAAAGAGTGTTGTTTGCCACTCGTTGGTTGCTAGCCCCCTTATGCATTGCCATGTCGTTAGTGTTGGTGGTTTTAGGCTATGTGTTCATGAAAGAATTGTGGCACATGCTCAGCCATTTAGACACCATTAGTGAAACGGATTTGGTTTTATCAGCCTTAGGTTTAGTGGATTTGTTGTTTATGGCCGGACTTGTTTTAATGGTGTTGCTCGCCAGTTATGAAAGCTTTGTTTCTAAATTAGACAAGGTGGATGCCAGCGAAATCACTTGGCTAAAACACACGGATTTTAACGCTTTAAAATTAAAGGTTTCGCTCTCCATTGTAGCCATTTCGGCGATTTTTTTGCTCAAACGCTACATGAGTTTAGAAGACGTTCTATCCAGCATTCCTAAGGATGCACCCCTATCGCATAACCCCATTTTTTGGCAAGTGGTGATCCATTTGGTGTTTGTGTGTTCAGCGCTTTTAGCCGCCGTTACCAATAACATCGCTTTTTCGCAAAATAAAGGGCATTAA
- the clsC gene encoding cardiolipin synthase ClsC, which yields MKIFLILLSVFFFNGCFGLVYKTPISSPPISYDPYTTTIGSLYAKNLKENPNRSTAILLEDGFDALLHRVGLIRMSQKSIDMQTYIYKNDLSSQVIAKELLNAANRGVKVRILLDDNGLDSDFSDIMLLNFHKNIEVKIFNPYYIRNKGLRYFEMLADYERIKKRMHNKLFIVDNFAVIIGGRNIGDNYFDNDLDTNFLDLDALFFGGVASKAKESFERYWRFHRSIPVSLLRTHKRLKNNTKEIAKLHEKIPISAEDKNQFEKKINDFIERFQKYQYPIYYGNAIFLADLPEKIDTPLYSPIKIAFEKALRNAKDSVFIASSYFIPGKKMMKIFKNQISKGIELNILTNSLSSTDAIVVYGAWERYRNQLVRMGANVYEIRNDFFNRQIKGRFSTKHSLHGKTIVFDDNLTLLGSFNIDPRSAYINTESAVLFDNPSFAKRVRLSLKDHAQQAWHLVVYRHRVIWEAVEEGILIHEKTSPDTSFFLRLIKEWSKVLPEREL from the coding sequence TTGAAAATCTTTTTAATCCTTTTAAGCGTCTTTTTTTTTAATGGGTGCTTTGGGTTAGTTTATAAGACTCCCATTTCAAGCCCCCCTATTTCTTATGATCCCTACACTACCACCATTGGGAGCTTATACGCTAAAAATTTAAAAGAAAACCCTAACCGTAGCACGGCCATTCTTTTAGAAGACGGCTTTGATGCCTTATTGCATAGAGTGGGTCTTATCAGAATGAGCCAAAAAAGCATTGACATGCAAACTTATATCTATAAGAACGATCTTTCCTCTCAAGTGATCGCTAAAGAACTTTTAAATGCGGCCAATCGTGGGGTAAAAGTGCGCATTCTTTTAGACGATAACGGATTGGATTCGGATTTTTCAGATATTATGCTTTTAAATTTCCATAAAAATATTGAAGTGAAAATTTTTAACCCCTACTATATCCGCAATAAAGGCTTGCGTTATTTTGAAATGCTTGCGGATTATGAGCGCATTAAAAAACGCATGCACAACAAACTTTTCATCGTGGATAATTTCGCTGTCATTATAGGGGGGCGCAATATTGGGGATAATTATTTTGATAACGATTTAGACACGAATTTTTTAGATTTAGACGCTTTGTTTTTTGGGGGGGTTGCTTCAAAAGCCAAAGAAAGCTTTGAACGCTATTGGAGGTTCCACCGCTCTATCCCTGTTTCATTATTGAGAACCCATAAAAGACTCAAAAACAACACTAAAGAAATCGCTAAACTCCATGAAAAAATCCCTATCAGCGCTGAAGACAAAAACCAGTTTGAAAAAAAAATCAATGATTTTATAGAACGCTTCCAAAAATACCAATACCCCATTTATTACGGGAACGCCATTTTTTTAGCCGACTTGCCCGAAAAAATTGACACGCCCTTGTATTCGCCTATCAAAATCGCTTTTGAGAAAGCCCTTAGAAACGCTAAGGACTCCGTTTTTATCGCTTCATCGTATTTTATTCCAGGCAAAAAGATGATGAAAATCTTTAAAAATCAAATTTCTAAGGGGATTGAATTGAATATTCTTACCAATTCCCTTTCATCTACTGATGCGATAGTGGTCTATGGGGCATGGGAAAGGTATCGCAACCAATTAGTGCGAATGGGCGCGAATGTCTATGAAATACGAAACGATTTTTTCAACCGCCAGATTAAAGGGCGCTTTAGCACCAAACATTCCTTACACGGCAAGACGATTGTTTTTGATGACAATTTAACGCTTCTAGGGAGTTTTAATATTGATCCGCGCTCTGCATACATCAACACTGAGAGCGCGGTTTTGTTTGACAACCCGTCTTTTGCTAAAAGAGTGCGTTTGTCGCTTAAAGATCACGCCCAACAAGCATGGCATTTGGTGGTGTATCGGCATAGAGTGATTTGGGAAGCGGTGGAAGAAGGGATTTTAATCCATGAAAAAACTTCGCCTGACACTTCCTTCTTTTTGCGCTTGATTAAAGAATGGTCTAAAGTCCTCCCTGAAAGAGAGCTTTAA
- a CDS encoding fumarate reductase iron-sulfur subunit, with protein MSDNERTIVVRVLKFDPQSAVSKPHFKEYQLKETPSMTLFIALNLIREHQDPDLSFDFVCRAGICGSCAMMVNGRPRLACKTLTSSFESGVITLMPMPSFTLIKDLSVNTGDWFFDMTKRVESWAHSKEEVDITKPEKRVDPDEAQEVFELDRCIECGCCIASCGTKLMRPNFIGAAGMNRAMRFMIDSHDERSDDDFYELVGDDDGVFGCMSLIACHDTCPKELPLQSSIATLRNRMLKVGKSR; from the coding sequence ATGAGTGATAATGAACGAACGATTGTAGTTAGAGTGCTAAAATTTGACCCTCAAAGCGCGGTGAGTAAGCCGCATTTTAAAGAGTATCAATTGAAAGAAACGCCATCCATGACGCTCTTTATCGCTTTAAACCTCATTAGAGAGCATCAAGATCCGGATTTGAGCTTTGATTTTGTGTGCCGTGCTGGGATTTGCGGCTCTTGCGCGATGATGGTTAATGGGAGACCAAGACTAGCTTGTAAAACCCTAACTTCTAGCTTTGAAAGCGGGGTGATCACGCTTATGCCCATGCCCAGTTTTACGCTCATTAAAGATTTGAGCGTGAATACGGGCGATTGGTTTTTTGACATGACTAAAAGGGTGGAGAGTTGGGCGCATTCTAAAGAAGAAGTGGATATTACTAAGCCGGAAAAAAGGGTTGATCCTGATGAAGCTCAAGAAGTCTTTGAACTAGACAGGTGTATTGAATGCGGGTGCTGTATCGCTTCTTGTGGGACTAAACTCATGCGCCCTAATTTCATTGGAGCTGCTGGCATGAACAGAGCCATGCGTTTTATGATTGACAGCCACGATGAAAGAAGCGATGATGATTTTTATGAATTAGTTGGCGATGATGATGGTGTTTTTGGGTGCATGAGCTTGATTGCTTGCCATGACACTTGCCCTAAAGAATTACCCTTGCAAAGCAGTATCGCTACTTTGCGTAATAGGATGTTGAAAGTGGGTAAAAGCCGCTAA